In the genome of Segatella copri, one region contains:
- a CDS encoding OmpH family outer membrane protein yields MKKIVLMLMMAVAAISAHAQKYALVDMEYILKNVPAYERANEQLNQVSRKWQAEVEAINLEASTLYKNYQNEVVFLSQEQKKAKQDAIMQKEKEASDLKKKYFGAEGDLYKMREALMGPIQEEIYNAVKEISDLRGYSLVIDRASNNGIIFGSPKIDISNEVLQKLGYSNK; encoded by the coding sequence ATGAAGAAAATAGTATTGATGCTGATGATGGCTGTAGCAGCCATCTCAGCACATGCACAGAAATATGCATTGGTAGATATGGAGTACATCCTGAAGAATGTACCCGCCTACGAGCGTGCCAACGAACAGTTGAACCAGGTGAGCCGCAAGTGGCAGGCCGAAGTAGAGGCCATCAACCTGGAGGCAAGCACCCTGTATAAGAACTATCAGAACGAGGTGGTCTTCCTCTCTCAGGAGCAGAAGAAAGCCAAGCAGGATGCCATCATGCAGAAAGAGAAGGAAGCCAGCGACCTGAAGAAGAAATACTTCGGTGCCGAGGGCGACCTCTACAAGATGCGCGAGGCACTGATGGGACCTATTCAGGAGGAGATATACAACGCAGTGAAGGAAATCTCCGACCTGCGCGGTTACTCGCTTGTTATCGACAGAGCCAGCAACAATGGAATCATCTTCGGATCGCCAAAAATAGACATCAGCAACGAAGTATTGCAGAAATTAGGCTATTCTAACAAGTAA
- a CDS encoding OmpH family outer membrane protein codes for MKKLILMLMLCAPMTMMAQKFGKVNTQQIMQSLPDVAKANGEMEALQKQKENELKSMQDELQRKADEFQKGASTMNATAKQQKETELQTLQQKIQQAYQDGQQELQKKSSELMQPIIAKVRAAIEAVGKAGNYTYIMEDGTAIYTGANVVDVTKEVQSKIK; via the coding sequence ATGAAAAAGCTTATTTTAATGTTGATGCTTTGTGCACCAATGACAATGATGGCTCAGAAGTTTGGCAAGGTTAACACCCAGCAGATTATGCAGTCTTTGCCTGACGTAGCTAAGGCTAATGGCGAGATGGAAGCTCTCCAGAAGCAGAAGGAGAACGAACTGAAATCTATGCAGGATGAGTTGCAGCGCAAGGCTGACGAGTTCCAGAAGGGTGCAAGCACCATGAACGCTACTGCCAAGCAGCAGAAGGAGACAGAGCTCCAAACTCTGCAGCAGAAGATTCAGCAGGCTTACCAGGATGGTCAGCAGGAGTTGCAGAAGAAGAGCAGCGAGCTGATGCAGCCTATCATCGCCAAGGTGCGTGCTGCTATCGAGGCTGTGGGCAAGGCTGGCAACTATACATACATCATGGAGGATGGCACTGCTATCTATACCGGCGCCAACGTGGTGGATGTAACCAAGGAAGTTCAGTCTAAGATTAAGTAA
- a CDS encoding OmpH family outer membrane protein: MKKNLLFLAFALVALSASAQQSQAEETQQPAAVAAQPAWRFGYFSFEQVFHTMPGYAIAKHNMDELRTKYDEETKRVENEFNSKYEEFLDGQRSYAKTILEKRQAELRELMEKNIAFKAEANRLLKQAEDEAFAPLKAKVNEEAQKMGKEKGFAFILNTDNNAAPYLNAEMGEDITAALEEKLK, translated from the coding sequence ATGAAAAAGAATCTCTTATTTTTGGCTTTCGCTCTTGTTGCCCTCTCGGCTTCTGCACAGCAGAGCCAGGCAGAGGAAACACAACAACCAGCTGCCGTGGCTGCACAGCCAGCATGGCGTTTTGGCTACTTCAGCTTTGAGCAGGTTTTTCATACCATGCCTGGTTACGCCATAGCCAAGCATAATATGGACGAACTGCGCACAAAGTATGATGAGGAGACCAAGCGCGTGGAGAATGAGTTTAATAGCAAGTACGAGGAGTTTCTCGATGGCCAGCGCTCTTATGCCAAGACAATCCTGGAAAAGCGCCAGGCTGAACTGCGTGAACTGATGGAGAAGAACATCGCCTTCAAGGCTGAGGCTAACCGACTCCTGAAGCAGGCTGAGGACGAGGCTTTCGCTCCACTCAAGGCAAAGGTGAACGAGGAGGCTCAGAAGATGGGTAAGGAGAAGGGATTCGCCTTCATCCTCAATACCGACAACAATGCCGCTCCTTATCTCAATGCCGAGATGGGCGAGGATATTACAGCTGCGCTGGAGGAGAAACTGAAATGA
- the murI gene encoding glutamate racemase, with product MMLPSNPGPIGIFDSGYGGLTILHGLRQMLPQYDYMYLGDNARAPYGSRSFEVVYKFTRQAVLKLFSMGCHLVILGCNTASAKALRSIQQRDIPELDPDRRVLGIIRPTAEVIGTLTKSRHVGILATEGTIKSESYKMEIGKLWPDIQVSGVACPLWAAIVEANEADSPGADYFVKKRIDQLMRMDEDIDTIILGCTHYPLLMSSIVKNLPDGVRVVPQGQYVANSLKDYLKRHPKMEQMITHNGTCQYLTTESEEKFKESALIFLHEQVDVTHVDLE from the coding sequence ATGATGCTGCCTTCCAATCCCGGACCTATCGGAATCTTTGACTCCGGATATGGCGGCCTCACCATCCTGCATGGTCTGCGCCAGATGTTGCCACAGTATGACTACATGTACCTGGGCGACAACGCCCGTGCGCCTTACGGATCTCGCTCGTTCGAGGTGGTGTATAAGTTTACCCGCCAGGCTGTGCTGAAGCTTTTTTCCATGGGATGCCATCTGGTTATCCTGGGTTGCAATACGGCTTCGGCTAAGGCGCTGCGCTCTATCCAGCAGAGAGACATTCCGGAACTGGATCCTGACCGCCGCGTGCTGGGCATCATCCGTCCTACCGCCGAGGTGATAGGTACGCTGACCAAGAGTCGCCACGTGGGCATCCTTGCCACCGAGGGAACCATCAAGAGCGAGAGCTACAAGATGGAGATAGGAAAGCTGTGGCCTGATATCCAGGTAAGCGGAGTGGCTTGTCCGCTCTGGGCAGCTATCGTTGAGGCAAACGAGGCTGACAGTCCTGGTGCTGATTATTTCGTGAAGAAGCGCATCGACCAGCTGATGCGCATGGATGAGGACATCGATACCATCATCCTGGGTTGCACCCATTATCCACTACTCATGAGCAGCATCGTGAAGAATCTTCCCGATGGCGTGAGAGTGGTACCACAGGGACAGTATGTGGCAAACAGCCTGAAGGATTACCTGAAGCGACATCCTAAGATGGAGCAGATGATAACCCACAATGGCACATGCCAGTATCTGACAACGGAAAGTGAGGAAAAGTTCAAGGAGTCGGCGCTGATATTCCTGCATGAGCAGGTAGACGTGACGCACGTGGACCTTGAATAG
- the rbfA gene encoding 30S ribosome-binding factor RbfA, translated as MQETRQNRISRLLQKELSLIFQSQTRMMHGVMVSVTKVRVSQDLSICTAYLSVFPSEKGEEILKNINANEKTIRFDLGRKVRNQLRIIPELRFFLDDSLDYLEHIDELLKK; from the coding sequence ATGCAAGAAACAAGACAAAACCGTATATCAAGACTTCTCCAGAAGGAGTTGAGTCTTATCTTCCAGTCACAGACCCGCATGATGCACGGCGTGATGGTAAGTGTAACCAAGGTAAGAGTGAGTCAAGACCTCAGCATCTGCACCGCTTACCTCAGCGTGTTCCCATCTGAGAAGGGTGAGGAGATTCTGAAGAACATCAATGCCAACGAGAAGACCATCCGCTTCGACTTGGGCAGAAAGGTGAGAAACCAGCTGCGCATCATTCCAGAGCTCCGCTTCTTCCTGGACGACAGTCTGGATTACCTGGAGCACATCGACGAACTCTTGAAGAAGTAA
- a CDS encoding FtsX-like permease family protein, whose product MNFPFFIARRYLFSKKSTHVINVISSVSVIGVAVATMALVIVLSVFNGFHDLVASLFTSFDPQLKVMPVEGKTVPADDPILTKIRQLPQVDVATETVEDQALAIYADRQTMVKIKGVDDNFAELSHINDILYGDGSFALRAANLQYGTVGIRLAQTLGIGARWDGFLKIYAPKKEGQLDMMSPGDGFVADSLVSPGVLFAVKQSKYDQNYIITSISFARNLFDQQGMLSDLEIRLKEGSDLQAVKAEMQQIAGNKYKVLDRFEQQEDTFKIMQIEKLMAYIFLTFILVVACFNIIGSLSMLIIDKKNDVVTLRNLGANDKQITHVFLFEGRMIAVIGAVIGIGLGLLLCWLQQQYGFVRLGDSEGSFIVDAYPVSVHYTDVAIIFVTVIAVGWLSVWYPVRALSKRLLN is encoded by the coding sequence ATGAATTTTCCATTCTTTATAGCCCGCAGGTATCTCTTTTCCAAGAAGAGTACGCACGTCATCAACGTCATCAGTTCTGTTTCGGTGATTGGTGTGGCGGTGGCTACGATGGCGCTGGTCATCGTATTGAGCGTGTTCAACGGCTTTCACGACCTGGTGGCATCGCTCTTTACCAGTTTCGACCCGCAGCTCAAGGTGATGCCGGTGGAGGGAAAGACGGTGCCTGCCGACGACCCGATACTGACGAAGATACGCCAGTTGCCACAGGTGGACGTGGCTACGGAAACCGTAGAAGACCAGGCACTGGCTATCTATGCCGACCGACAGACAATGGTGAAGATCAAGGGCGTGGATGATAACTTTGCAGAGTTATCGCATATCAACGATATTCTTTATGGCGATGGAAGTTTCGCGCTCCGTGCTGCCAACCTGCAGTATGGCACGGTGGGCATCCGTCTGGCTCAGACACTTGGCATTGGGGCAAGATGGGATGGCTTCCTGAAGATTTATGCGCCAAAGAAGGAAGGACAGCTCGACATGATGAGTCCGGGCGACGGTTTCGTGGCCGATTCGCTGGTATCGCCGGGTGTGCTCTTCGCCGTGAAGCAGTCGAAATACGACCAGAATTACATCATCACCTCCATCTCCTTTGCCCGCAACCTCTTTGACCAGCAGGGCATGCTCTCTGACCTGGAAATCAGACTGAAGGAGGGCAGCGACCTGCAGGCGGTGAAGGCAGAGATGCAGCAGATAGCAGGCAACAAATACAAGGTGCTTGATAGATTCGAGCAGCAGGAGGATACATTCAAGATTATGCAGATAGAGAAACTGATGGCGTATATCTTCCTGACCTTTATCCTGGTGGTGGCATGTTTCAACATCATCGGTTCGCTCTCGATGCTGATCATCGACAAGAAGAACGATGTGGTGACGCTGAGAAATCTGGGTGCCAACGATAAGCAGATAACGCATGTCTTCCTTTTTGAGGGAAGAATGATAGCCGTGATAGGTGCCGTGATAGGCATCGGACTGGGTTTGCTGCTCTGCTGGTTGCAGCAGCAGTATGGCTTTGTGAGATTGGGCGATTCAGAAGGTTCGTTTATCGTTGATGCCTATCCGGTGAGCGTTCACTATACGGATGTGGCAATCATCTTCGTAACGGTCATCGCCGTGGGCTGGCTTTCAGTCTGGTATCCGGTAAGGGCGTTGAGCAAGCGTTTGCTGAACTAG
- a CDS encoding O-methyltransferase, which yields MTETELIDKYICQHIEPEGDYLYRLYRATNIHTIHGRMASGHIQGRLLKMLVQMVRPKNILEVGTFSGYSAICLAQGLQEGGKLYTFEINDEMEDFTRPWIEGSDVADKIDFRIGDANVEAPKLGVMFDLAFVDGDKRTYIETYEMVMGILNPGGYILADNTLWDGHVIDPAYDRDQQTKGIRAFNDMIAQDPRVEVVILPLRDGLTLIRKK from the coding sequence ATGACAGAGACTGAACTTATCGACAAATATATCTGCCAGCATATCGAGCCGGAGGGAGATTATCTCTACCGTCTCTATCGTGCCACCAACATCCATACCATCCACGGACGTATGGCGAGCGGGCACATCCAGGGCCGACTGCTCAAGATGCTGGTGCAGATGGTCCGCCCCAAGAATATTCTTGAGGTGGGCACCTTCAGTGGCTACAGCGCCATCTGCCTTGCCCAGGGATTGCAGGAGGGCGGCAAGCTCTATACATTTGAAATCAACGACGAGATGGAGGATTTCACCCGCCCTTGGATTGAGGGGTCGGATGTTGCCGACAAGATTGATTTCCGCATCGGCGATGCCAACGTTGAAGCACCCAAACTGGGTGTGATGTTCGACCTGGCTTTCGTGGATGGCGACAAGCGCACCTACATCGAGACTTACGAGATGGTGATGGGCATCCTGAACCCGGGAGGATACATCCTGGCGGATAATACCCTGTGGGACGGACACGTCATCGACCCGGCATACGACCGCGACCAGCAGACCAAGGGCATCCGTGCCTTCAACGACATGATAGCCCAAGACCCTCGCGTGGAAGTGGTGATTCTGCCGCTGCGCGATGGTTTGACACTCATCAGAAAGAAATAA
- the aroQ gene encoding type II 3-dehydroquinate dehydratase yields MKIQIINGPNLNLLGVREPGIYGSNSFESYLPKLKAKYPDVEIEYYQSNIEGELINKLQEVGFSYDGVVLNAGAYTHTSIALQDCIRSLKCPCVEVHISNVHKREEFRHHSYISCACLGVICGFGLASYDLAIAGILAQKENRE; encoded by the coding sequence ATGAAGATACAGATTATTAATGGTCCTAATTTGAACCTCCTGGGCGTCCGCGAACCAGGCATTTACGGCAGCAACTCCTTCGAGAGCTACCTGCCCAAGCTGAAGGCTAAGTATCCTGATGTGGAGATTGAGTATTACCAGAGTAACATCGAGGGCGAGCTCATCAACAAGTTGCAGGAAGTGGGCTTCTCCTACGATGGCGTGGTGCTCAACGCCGGTGCCTACACCCATACCAGCATTGCCCTGCAGGATTGCATCCGCAGTCTGAAGTGTCCTTGCGTAGAGGTTCACATCTCGAATGTACACAAGCGTGAGGAGTTCCGCCATCATTCTTACATCTCCTGCGCCTGCCTCGGAGTAATCTGCGGCTTTGGTCTGGCGTCTTACGACCTTGCCATCGCCGGAATCTTAGCACAGAAGGAAAACAGGGAGTAA
- the xerA gene encoding site-specific tyrosine recombinase/integron integrase — translation MANDIIKNYMRYLKLERNYSPNTLEAYRHDLDYLMEYARNNDKGVLEMKLEDLENFSASLHDKGISATSHARVLCGVRSFYRYLVIDDYLKDDPTELLPSPQIGEHLPEYLSVEEVDMLESAIDLSKWEGQRNKAIIETLFSCGLRVSELVTLKISQVYEEEKFIRVMGKGKKERLVPISEKALKEINLWYIDRNLMKIKPGEEDYVFLNRRGAHLTRHMILIMIKNAAQDAGIKKTISPHTLRHSFATALLKGGADLRVIQALLGHEDIGTTEIYTHIETSDLREAILYHHPRNIKYREKHSGDNLP, via the coding sequence ATGGCTAATGACATCATCAAGAACTATATGAGATACCTCAAGCTGGAGCGAAACTATTCGCCCAACACGCTGGAGGCGTACCGGCACGACCTGGATTATCTGATGGAATATGCCAGGAACAACGATAAGGGGGTGCTGGAAATGAAACTGGAAGACCTGGAGAACTTTTCGGCGAGTCTGCACGACAAGGGCATCTCGGCAACTTCGCATGCCCGTGTATTGTGCGGCGTGCGTTCCTTCTACCGTTACCTGGTGATTGATGATTATCTGAAGGATGACCCTACGGAGCTCTTGCCATCGCCACAGATAGGAGAACATCTGCCGGAATATCTCTCGGTGGAGGAGGTGGATATGCTGGAGTCTGCCATCGACCTCTCGAAATGGGAGGGACAGCGCAACAAGGCTATCATCGAAACCCTCTTCTCCTGCGGATTGCGCGTGTCGGAACTGGTGACCCTGAAAATCAGTCAGGTTTATGAGGAGGAGAAGTTTATCCGAGTGATGGGAAAGGGCAAGAAGGAGAGGCTGGTTCCCATCTCGGAAAAGGCGCTGAAGGAAATCAACCTGTGGTATATCGACCGCAACCTGATGAAGATTAAACCCGGCGAGGAAGACTATGTCTTCTTGAACCGCCGAGGTGCCCATCTCACCCGCCACATGATTCTCATCATGATCAAGAATGCGGCTCAGGATGCAGGCATCAAGAAGACCATCTCGCCCCATACCCTGCGCCACAGTTTCGCCACCGCCCTGCTCAAGGGAGGAGCCGACCTGAGGGTGATTCAGGCACTGCTGGGGCATGAGGATATCGGCACCACGGAAATCTATACCCACATAGAAACTTCCGACCTCAGGGAGGCCATCCTCTACCATCATCCACGCAATATCAAGTATCGGGAAAAGCATTCGGGGGATAATCTGCCGTAA
- the metK gene encoding methionine adenosyltransferase produces MAYLFSSESVSEGHPDKVADQISDALLDQFLAYDDHAHCAIESFCTTGQVVIMGEVRSNVYVDLQTIARKTIKKIGYTKSEYQFDGDSCGVLTAIHEQSDDINRGVSREEDENQGAGDQGMMFGYATNETANFMPVSLDLAQLIMRVLADIRKEGKVMTYLRPDSKSQVTIEYSDDNVPQRIDTIVVSTQHDDFIKKANGEDDDEAMLAKIREDVLNILIPRVKTHLSDKVLALFNDDIKYFVNPTGKFVIGGPHGDTGLTGRKIIVDTYGGKGAHGGGAFSGKDSSKVDRSAAYAARYIAKNMVAAGVADEMLVQVSYAIGVAEPVSIYVNTYGRSHVNMTDSEIAKKIAEMFDLRPKAIERQLKLRQPMFFETAAYGHMGRKNEVVEKTFTSRYHDAKTMKVELFTWEKLDKVDEIKKFFGL; encoded by the coding sequence ATGGCATATTTGTTTTCATCAGAATCAGTTTCTGAAGGACATCCAGATAAGGTGGCTGACCAGATTTCAGACGCCTTGCTTGACCAGTTCCTGGCTTACGATGACCACGCTCACTGCGCCATCGAGAGCTTCTGTACTACGGGTCAGGTAGTAATCATGGGCGAGGTTCGCTCTAACGTTTATGTGGATTTGCAGACCATCGCCCGCAAGACCATCAAGAAGATTGGCTATACCAAGAGCGAATATCAGTTTGACGGCGACTCTTGTGGTGTGCTCACCGCTATCCACGAGCAGAGCGACGACATCAATCGCGGTGTGAGCCGCGAGGAAGATGAGAACCAGGGCGCAGGCGACCAGGGTATGATGTTCGGTTACGCAACCAACGAAACCGCCAACTTCATGCCTGTATCACTCGACTTGGCTCAGCTCATCATGCGTGTACTTGCCGATATCCGCAAGGAGGGCAAGGTGATGACTTATCTCCGTCCAGACTCTAAGAGTCAGGTAACCATCGAGTATTCAGACGACAATGTCCCACAGCGCATCGATACCATCGTGGTTTCTACCCAGCACGATGACTTCATCAAGAAGGCTAACGGCGAGGATGACGACGAGGCTATGCTGGCTAAGATTCGCGAGGATGTGCTCAACATCCTGATTCCTCGTGTGAAGACTCACCTGAGCGACAAGGTGCTGGCTCTCTTCAACGACGACATCAAGTACTTCGTGAACCCAACAGGCAAGTTCGTGATTGGTGGTCCTCACGGAGATACCGGTTTGACAGGTCGTAAGATTATCGTAGATACCTATGGTGGCAAGGGTGCCCATGGTGGTGGTGCCTTCTCGGGTAAGGACTCAAGTAAGGTGGACCGTTCTGCAGCCTACGCAGCCCGCTATATCGCTAAGAACATGGTGGCAGCCGGTGTAGCCGACGAGATGCTGGTACAGGTAAGTTACGCTATCGGCGTGGCAGAGCCAGTAAGCATCTATGTAAACACCTATGGCAGAAGTCATGTGAACATGACCGACAGTGAAATCGCCAAGAAAATTGCCGAGATGTTCGATCTCCGTCCAAAGGCCATCGAGCGCCAGCTGAAGTTGCGCCAGCCAATGTTCTTCGAGACAGCTGCATACGGTCACATGGGTCGTAAGAACGAGGTAGTGGAGAAGACCTTCACCAGCCGTTACCACGATGCAAAGACCATGAAGGTGGAACTCTTCACCTGGGAAAAGCTCGACAAGGTGGATGAGATCAAGAAGTTTTTCGGACTTTAA
- a CDS encoding DUF4271 domain-containing protein, whose amino-acid sequence MVQQADSIHTEVDAEAGSQQQNYKQNHSSQLTPKQVLSWLPKNATPAQQDSMIRAHIKPSEIHWSEMPDTLHLPGHEAGKSFRDVSLPQYYRESFFSKDSLFHPELKGGRLGVAGDPVPYTVAGDNFITSLLLLCFVLACIAFSKSKHFIIRQAKAFFRTQREGTTVITETSSEVRFQLFFVVQTCLLVAIGYFIYSKVSIGDTFIIEQNLVISIYAGCVMGYFLLKAFLYSLAGWVFFDKKKNEQWLKAYLFLLSCEGVLLFPAVMLLSYFDLSLQVAVIYTIIVLVLVKILSFYKSYLIFFKRNGIFLQIFLYFCALEVVPLFALWGGLVLISHYLKINF is encoded by the coding sequence ATGGTGCAGCAAGCAGATTCGATACATACAGAAGTAGATGCTGAGGCTGGGTCGCAGCAGCAGAACTACAAGCAAAACCATAGCAGCCAACTCACGCCTAAGCAGGTGCTGAGTTGGCTGCCTAAGAATGCGACCCCTGCCCAACAGGATTCGATGATCAGGGCGCATATCAAGCCCAGTGAGATTCACTGGAGCGAGATGCCTGACACCTTGCACCTGCCTGGACATGAGGCGGGCAAGAGCTTCAGAGACGTGAGTTTGCCACAATACTACCGTGAGTCGTTCTTCTCGAAAGATTCGCTCTTCCATCCTGAGCTGAAGGGTGGACGACTGGGAGTGGCGGGCGACCCTGTGCCTTATACGGTGGCAGGTGATAACTTCATCACCTCGCTGCTGCTGCTGTGCTTTGTGCTGGCATGCATTGCATTCTCCAAGTCGAAGCACTTCATCATCCGCCAGGCAAAGGCTTTCTTCCGCACGCAGCGCGAGGGAACCACCGTTATCACGGAAACCAGTTCGGAGGTGCGCTTCCAGCTGTTCTTCGTGGTGCAGACCTGTCTTCTGGTGGCCATCGGATACTTCATCTACTCGAAGGTATCCATCGGAGATACATTCATCATCGAGCAGAATCTGGTAATCAGCATCTATGCCGGTTGCGTGATGGGCTACTTCCTGCTGAAGGCATTTCTCTATTCCTTGGCGGGTTGGGTGTTCTTTGATAAGAAAAAAAATGAACAGTGGCTGAAGGCGTACCTCTTCCTGTTATCGTGCGAGGGTGTGCTGTTGTTCCCGGCAGTTATGCTGCTGTCTTACTTCGACTTATCGCTCCAAGTGGCGGTGATATACACCATAATAGTGCTAGTATTGGTTAAAATATTGTCATTTTATAAGAGTTACCTCATCTTTTTTAAGAGAAATGGCATTTTTTTGCAAATATTTTTGTACTTTTGTGCTCTCGAAGTAGTACCATTGTTTGCCCTTTGGGGTGGACTCGTATTAATCAGTCATTATTTGAAAATAAACTTTTAA
- a CDS encoding uroporphyrinogen-III synthase, which yields MIKKILVSQPKPASEKSPYFDIEKEYGVECVFRPFFKVEGLTAKEFRQQKINLLDYTAVVFTSRHAVDNYFKLAKEMRITIPEDMKYFCVIETIALYIQKYVQYRKRKVFFGDTGKIDGLMAQMTRHKNEKYLVPLSSVHNDDVQNLLDEKKLNHTECVMYRTVSNDFTEEEIKNFDYDMMIFFSPTGVKALKKNFPTFKQGEIALGAFGPATVKTVEEEGLRIDLEAPTKEFPSMTGALKDYLKRNNKK from the coding sequence ATGATTAAAAAAATTTTAGTTTCTCAGCCAAAACCAGCCAGTGAGAAATCTCCTTACTTCGATATCGAGAAGGAGTATGGCGTAGAATGTGTGTTCCGTCCATTCTTCAAAGTTGAGGGACTTACAGCGAAAGAATTCCGTCAGCAGAAGATTAATCTGCTCGACTACACTGCAGTCGTTTTTACATCTCGCCATGCAGTGGACAATTACTTCAAGTTGGCAAAGGAAATGCGTATCACCATTCCTGAAGACATGAAGTATTTCTGTGTAATTGAGACTATTGCACTCTATATTCAAAAATACGTGCAGTATCGCAAGCGAAAGGTATTCTTCGGAGATACTGGCAAGATAGACGGATTGATGGCTCAGATGACTCGCCATAAGAACGAGAAATATCTGGTTCCATTGAGCAGCGTACATAATGACGACGTTCAGAATCTGCTCGACGAGAAGAAGTTGAACCACACTGAGTGCGTGATGTATCGCACCGTGAGCAACGACTTCACCGAGGAAGAAATCAAGAACTTCGATTATGACATGATGATTTTCTTCAGTCCTACTGGTGTCAAGGCTTTGAAGAAGAACTTCCCTACCTTCAAGCAGGGTGAAATCGCACTGGGTGCTTTCGGTCCTGCCACGGTGAAAACCGTAGAGGAGGAAGGTCTTCGCATCGACCTGGAGGCTCCAACCAAGGAGTTCCCATCCATGACCGGAGCGCTGAAGGATTATCTGAAGCGAAATAACAAGAAATAA
- the rnpA gene encoding ribonuclease P protein component, translated as MLTENDNTFGKREHLCRKTLIDQLFSGKSRALTAWPLKMVYLLVDKKEQESAPVELMASVSKRFFKRAVKRNRVKRQIREAYRTRKHGLLDRMAQMPDKQLLLAVIWQDGKLHDSDEIDAKMQKNLQRLVERLSDDSGTTL; from the coding sequence ATGTTGACAGAAAATGATAACACTTTCGGAAAGAGAGAGCATCTGTGCCGGAAAACGCTCATAGACCAGCTCTTTTCCGGGAAATCCCGTGCCCTGACGGCATGGCCCTTGAAGATGGTGTATCTGCTTGTTGACAAGAAGGAACAGGAGAGTGCACCCGTGGAGCTGATGGCGAGCGTTTCGAAAAGGTTCTTCAAGAGAGCCGTGAAGCGCAACAGGGTGAAGCGACAGATACGAGAGGCTTACCGCACCCGGAAGCATGGGCTGCTGGATCGTATGGCACAGATGCCCGACAAGCAACTGCTGCTCGCCGTAATCTGGCAAGACGGCAAACTGCACGACTCTGATGAGATTGATGCCAAGATGCAGAAAAACCTGCAACGATTAGTGGAACGACTGTCTGACGATAGTGGAACAACTCTTTAG
- the yidD gene encoding membrane protein insertion efficiency factor YidD: MSNLSILWKWVKKVLAWVLLLPIRFYQVCITPYTPPSCRFQPTCSEYARQAILKHGPFKGLALAVWRILRCNPWGGSGYDPVP, encoded by the coding sequence ATGAGTAATCTCAGCATCTTATGGAAATGGGTAAAGAAAGTGCTCGCCTGGGTACTCTTGCTGCCCATCCGCTTCTATCAGGTATGCATCACTCCCTATACACCGCCTTCGTGTCGCTTTCAGCCTACTTGTTCTGAATATGCCAGACAGGCTATCCTTAAGCATGGACCCTTCAAGGGACTGGCTTTGGCCGTGTGGCGCATCTTGAGGTGCAATCCTTGGGGTGGTTCGGGCTATGATCCCGTGCCGTAA